Proteins encoded within one genomic window of Pseudomonadota bacterium:
- a CDS encoding PaaI family thioesterase encodes MNAIVFFVIYCVMHEEYIQKLFNECNVGRLLGIEIYEVEEGRAKGKLTIKKEHINVFGNAHGGILFTLADHVGGACGNSLGKMAVLVESSIQYMKGANEGETVFAEATLIHKGKKIGRIDIKISRENGDLLALMHMVFYMKGDDHKTKTPENL; translated from the coding sequence TTGAATGCAATAGTATTTTTTGTGATATACTGTGTCATGCACGAAGAATACATACAAAAATTATTTAATGAGTGTAATGTTGGCAGACTTCTTGGCATAGAGATTTACGAGGTAGAAGAGGGCAGGGCAAAAGGGAAGCTTACCATAAAGAAAGAACATATCAATGTATTCGGTAATGCCCACGGTGGTATACTTTTTACATTAGCAGATCATGTGGGTGGGGCGTGCGGTAACAGCCTCGGGAAGATGGCCGTATTGGTTGAATCGTCGATACAGTATATGAAAGGAGCTAATGAAGGCGAGACCGTCTTTGCAGAGGCAACGCTTATACATAAAGGGAAAAAAATCGGAAGGATCGATATAAAAATCTCCCGTGAAAACGGTGATTTACTTGCATTGATGCATATGGTCTTTTATATGAAAGGCGATGACCACAAAACGAAGACTCCTGAAAATCTTTAA
- the cobS gene encoding adenosylcobinamide-GDP ribazoletransferase, whose amino-acid sequence MKNNSFKFKVLSFKFIEWVFLAFQFLTIIPIRMKTERNISEKDIARSSMFFPVAGAFQGLVITLSAFILNIFFSSSVTSGMIILVYVLLNGGFHLDGLSDTCDALSVKSTGNANYDKERRLAVMKDSSTGAIGATAICLAILLKYIFVKELFLSGRQFNPYFVLFLVPVFSKWVMVLTMRLGKSAKPDGLGKIFLKQGTCSYFLVATLLTLFLTFLFFSLFVLLTSQLVNTSFGSHIWALSIFCVVEMIILFFICHLLSRWFVSKFGGLTGDNFGAIHEVSEFIFLMVALLWK is encoded by the coding sequence ATGAAAAATAACAGTTTTAAGTTTAAAGTTTTAAGTTTTAAGTTTATAGAATGGGTATTTCTTGCTTTTCAATTCTTAACAATCATACCAATTCGAATGAAAACCGAAAGGAACATTTCTGAGAAAGACATAGCCCGTTCATCCATGTTCTTTCCGGTTGCCGGCGCTTTCCAGGGTCTCGTCATCACCCTTTCCGCTTTCATCCTCAACATTTTCTTCTCATCATCCGTCACGAGCGGGATGATCATCCTTGTCTATGTTCTCCTGAACGGGGGCTTTCATCTGGACGGTCTCTCAGACACCTGTGACGCATTATCCGTTAAATCAACAGGTAATGCAAATTACGACAAAGAACGAAGACTCGCGGTTATGAAAGACAGCTCAACCGGGGCCATCGGTGCAACAGCTATATGCCTTGCAATTCTTCTGAAATATATTTTTGTAAAAGAGCTTTTCCTGTCAGGGAGGCAATTTAATCCCTACTTTGTGCTCTTTCTTGTGCCGGTCTTCTCGAAGTGGGTAATGGTTCTAACCATGCGCCTCGGGAAGAGCGCAAAACCGGACGGGCTTGGAAAAATATTCCTTAAACAAGGAACCTGCTCGTACTTCCTCGTTGCAACCCTTTTAACCCTTTTCCTGACATTTCTTTTCTTCAGCCTTTTTGTTTTACTCACATCTCAGCTTGTAAATACATCATTCGGTTCTCATATATGGGCGTTATCCATTTTCTGTGTTGTTGAAATGATAATACTCTTCTTTATCTGCCATCTGCTGTCACGATGGTTTGTCAGCAAGTTCGGTGGTCTTACCGGGGACAATTTCGGTGCTATCCATGAAGTATCGGAATTCATCTTCCTGATGGTTGCGCTCCTGTGGAAATAA
- a CDS encoding iron ABC transporter permease, with amino-acid sequence MSKKTGAALLSILFSFVFLLASMFYASGSGSSGISLMEILPTLMKGSGTTEYSILLDIRIPRILLGLAIGGSLSLAGVILQGMFRNPLVEPYTLGISGGAALGAALCIVTGLNRIFPDFAMPLSGFIGAFFVALPISLINIRRGIVKTEGLLLTGVMISYISSSIVTLILAVSRTEDIQSIIFWIMGSLEEPSWLLILTALSLSFICLALSYVFSLDLNALLLGEDEARHLGINVERAKKVLFLVASLLTGVSVSITGIIGFVGLVVPHFVRMFAGHDHRVLLLVSYLTGAGFLIFCDTLARTVISPVELPVGVITGILGGSLFVYVLSKKYHAR; translated from the coding sequence ATGAGCAAAAAAACAGGGGCCGCGTTACTCTCCATTCTTTTCTCTTTCGTTTTTCTCCTTGCATCAATGTTCTACGCCTCCGGAAGCGGCTCATCGGGTATATCGCTCATGGAGATTTTGCCCACGCTCATGAAAGGCAGCGGAACAACAGAGTACAGTATACTCCTTGATATCAGGATACCAAGAATACTGCTCGGGCTTGCCATCGGAGGCTCCTTAAGTCTCGCAGGGGTCATTCTCCAGGGAATGTTCAGAAACCCTCTTGTTGAACCTTACACCCTTGGAATCTCCGGAGGAGCAGCACTTGGAGCAGCACTCTGTATTGTCACGGGCCTAAACAGAATCTTTCCTGATTTTGCCATGCCTCTGTCCGGATTCATAGGCGCCTTTTTCGTTGCCCTTCCTATTTCTCTCATCAATATCAGAAGAGGTATTGTAAAGACAGAAGGACTTCTTTTGACGGGCGTTATGATAAGCTACATATCGTCGTCCATAGTAACCCTCATCCTGGCCGTTTCCCGGACAGAAGATATTCAAAGCATCATATTCTGGATCATGGGCTCACTTGAGGAACCAAGCTGGTTACTTATCCTGACCGCCCTATCTCTTTCTTTCATCTGTCTTGCTTTATCCTATGTCTTCTCTCTGGATTTAAACGCGCTTCTCCTTGGAGAGGATGAGGCAAGACACTTAGGCATTAACGTTGAGCGGGCAAAGAAGGTGCTTTTTCTTGTCGCCTCTCTCTTGACCGGCGTGAGCGTTTCAATTACGGGCATAATAGGTTTTGTGGGACTTGTTGTACCGCACTTCGTCAGGATGTTCGCGGGACACGACCACAGGGTACTCCTTTTAGTCTCTTACCTGACCGGTGCAGGCTTTCTCATATTCTGCGACACCCTGGCACGGACTGTCATTTCACCTGTGGAGCTGCCTGTCGGTGTAATTACCGGCATACTCGGCGGCAGCTTGTTTGTGTACGTCTTGAGTAAAAAATATCATGCACGTTAG
- a CDS encoding cobalamin-binding protein, which yields MIYLFLMSLIVSIHILPDAAYAEGHTPKGAPQRIISLSPAITEGLFLLGAEERIVGVTTYCHKPPQAVKKEKVGSVMETNIEKVVSLKPDLVIGTGLTNQKDVKKLKTLGINIVIFSITKDFTQLCESFSGLGRLLNKEDLARTMIDESKKRLLQTQRKVSALPRKKVFIQLGAKPLFAASRDYFINDFIEYAGGINIFKDARSGLVSREEVVRRNPEIVIIATMGDTGENTGEKEMKMWQRYKTINAVKNKNIFLVDSDKICSPTPVSFADSLEDIAKIFHPEAFK from the coding sequence GTGATTTACCTTTTTCTGATGAGCCTTATTGTTTCAATCCATATCCTGCCGGACGCTGCTTACGCAGAGGGACACACCCCGAAAGGCGCTCCGCAAAGGATTATTTCATTGAGCCCGGCCATAACGGAAGGACTCTTCCTTCTCGGCGCCGAAGAAAGAATAGTGGGTGTTACCACCTACTGCCACAAGCCTCCTCAAGCAGTAAAAAAAGAAAAAGTCGGCTCTGTAATGGAGACCAACATCGAAAAGGTGGTAAGCCTGAAACCGGACCTCGTTATCGGTACTGGTCTTACCAATCAGAAAGATGTAAAGAAGTTGAAAACCCTCGGCATTAATATAGTTATCTTCAGTATAACAAAAGACTTCACTCAACTCTGCGAATCATTTTCCGGTCTTGGGAGGCTCCTGAACAAAGAAGACCTTGCCCGGACCATGATCGACGAATCAAAGAAAAGACTATTACAGACACAGAGAAAGGTAAGCGCTCTGCCCCGAAAAAAGGTCTTCATTCAACTTGGCGCCAAACCCCTCTTTGCTGCTTCAAGAGACTACTTTATAAATGATTTTATCGAATACGCCGGGGGAATTAATATATTCAAGGATGCCCGATCAGGACTCGTAAGTAGAGAGGAGGTAGTGCGCCGCAACCCCGAAATCGTGATTATTGCAACAATGGGCGATACCGGAGAAAATACCGGCGAGAAAGAAATGAAGATGTGGCAGCGGTATAAAACGATAAATGCCGTAAAAAACAAAAATATCTTTCTTGTAGATTCCGATAAGATATGCAGCCCCACACCTGTCAGCTTTGCCGATTCATTGGAAGACATTGCAAAAATATTCCACCCTGAGGCCTTTAAATGA
- the cobU gene encoding bifunctional adenosylcobinamide kinase/adenosylcobinamide-phosphate guanylyltransferase produces MQKIVLVLGGARSGKSDYVLKAASFLNGKKAFLATAESLDNEMQVRIEKHKTERGKHWDTFEEPLHIASLLMKIKGDYDMILVDCLTLWLSNIVHANLDVEKEIEGLLSVLLSPSPSAIYLVSNEVGLGIVPETPLGREYRDHLGRLNRAVAETATDVVFMVAGIPIKIKSER; encoded by the coding sequence ATGCAGAAAATAGTCCTTGTGCTGGGTGGCGCAAGAAGCGGAAAAAGCGATTATGTCCTGAAAGCAGCATCGTTTTTAAACGGAAAAAAGGCATTCCTTGCAACCGCCGAATCCCTGGACAATGAAATGCAGGTTCGCATCGAAAAACATAAAACAGAAAGAGGCAAACACTGGGATACCTTTGAAGAACCTCTCCATATCGCCTCGCTCCTCATGAAGATCAAAGGTGATTATGATATGATTCTCGTAGACTGTCTCACCCTGTGGTTGTCGAACATTGTGCATGCAAATCTTGATGTCGAAAAGGAGATAGAAGGACTGTTGTCTGTTCTTTTATCGCCCTCCCCTTCCGCGATCTACTTGGTCTCCAACGAAGTAGGCCTTGGAATCGTACCGGAGACACCTCTCGGGCGGGAATATAGAGACCACCTTGGACGCCTCAACCGTGCCGTTGCGGAAACAGCCACGGACGTTGTCTTCATGGTGGCAGGAATTCCAATAAAAATAAAAAGTGAAAGGTAA
- the cobT gene encoding nicotinate-nucleotide--dimethylbenzimidazole phosphoribosyltransferase: MKPINIEAVNTEFFKIATARLDNLTKPMGSLGRLEEFAQQLVAITGQKMPPAISKKAIFTFAGDHGVAEEGVSLFPKEVTEQMVYNFIRGGAGINVLARHAAADVVVVDIGVDCDFEGQSDLIVRKVVRGTKNMRKGPAMTRQEAEECIEVGIKLAVEYSGYGYSMFGTGDMGIANTTPSSAIASIMTGRPVPEVTGKGTGISNDALKHKIKVIEDAIALNKPDPKDPIDVLSKVGGTEIGGIAGLILGAASKRIPVVIDGFISTAGGMIAYAIEPKSRDYMFAAHKSVEIGHKVMLETMGLAPILDLGLRLGEGTGAALGMFIIEAGLKIYTEMATFDEAGVSKENEK, from the coding sequence GTGAAACCAATCAATATTGAAGCTGTAAATACTGAATTTTTTAAGATAGCCACGGCAAGGCTCGATAACCTTACGAAACCGATGGGGAGCCTTGGCAGGCTTGAAGAATTCGCGCAACAGCTTGTGGCCATCACGGGGCAGAAAATGCCTCCCGCAATCTCCAAAAAGGCCATCTTCACCTTTGCCGGTGACCATGGGGTGGCCGAAGAAGGCGTTTCCCTCTTCCCGAAAGAGGTCACGGAACAGATGGTCTACAACTTTATTCGGGGCGGGGCTGGAATAAACGTCCTCGCGAGACACGCGGCTGCGGATGTGGTAGTGGTTGATATCGGCGTTGATTGCGACTTTGAAGGACAATCGGATCTCATTGTCAGGAAGGTTGTACGGGGTACAAAAAATATGCGGAAAGGGCCTGCCATGACCCGGCAGGAAGCCGAAGAATGCATCGAAGTAGGGATAAAGCTTGCCGTTGAGTATTCCGGATATGGCTACAGCATGTTTGGAACCGGCGATATGGGCATTGCCAATACAACGCCATCCAGTGCTATTGCATCAATCATGACAGGCAGGCCCGTTCCTGAAGTTACCGGCAAAGGAACCGGAATATCAAACGATGCCCTCAAACACAAGATCAAGGTCATCGAAGACGCTATTGCCCTTAACAAGCCTGACCCGAAGGATCCAATCGACGTGCTTTCGAAGGTCGGGGGTACAGAAATAGGAGGGATAGCAGGTCTCATCCTCGGTGCTGCATCAAAGAGAATACCGGTTGTTATAGACGGTTTTATATCTACTGCCGGTGGTATGATTGCATATGCTATTGAACCAAAATCCAGGGACTATATGTTCGCTGCCCACAAATCTGTTGAAATAGGCCACAAGGTGATGCTCGAAACTATGGGGTTAGCCCCCATCCTGGACCTTGGCTTACGACTTGGCGAAGGCACGGGTGCTGCGCTGGGAATGTTCATCATAGAGGCAGGACTGAAAATATACACAGAGATGGCCACCTTTGATGAAGCAGGTGTATCGAAAGAAAATGAAAAATAA
- a CDS encoding asparagine synthase-related protein yields the protein MYNDNDSITKIASSLRDALMNTVAKNMTPNILFSGGLDTSILAGIVCAMTDPSKVFAISVSLSSEGEDIHYSRELAEHLHFHHKHISISVNEAIGTIPFVIKTLRSFDPAIPNDLAAYFGLKTFHEKGAAHVMAGDGADELFGGYDFMRDFENLSDYIKMITPHMNFSSNTLAASLGMKVNQPFLDDAIIDLALNIPDGLKIAQENGETHGKWILRKAFSGLIPDKFLWQTKRPLEVGSGMSILRSIITARISDEYFSKKCGEYPVRLRNKEHLYYYEIFRREVGDVPCPREGERVCTGCGAGVKTGKSHCAICGWMEEELS from the coding sequence ATGTATAATGATAATGATTCAATCACGAAAATTGCCTCATCTTTGCGTGACGCTCTGATGAATACGGTAGCAAAAAACATGACGCCGAACATCCTTTTTTCCGGGGGACTTGATACAAGCATACTGGCCGGCATCGTATGCGCCATGACTGACCCCTCGAAAGTTTTTGCCATCTCAGTGAGTCTCTCATCTGAAGGAGAGGACATCCATTATTCAAGAGAATTGGCTGAACATTTACATTTCCATCACAAACATATTTCAATTAGCGTCAATGAGGCGATAGGCACAATCCCTTTTGTTATTAAAACATTAAGAAGCTTTGATCCGGCCATACCTAACGACCTTGCCGCATATTTCGGTTTGAAAACCTTTCACGAGAAGGGTGCCGCTCATGTAATGGCAGGAGATGGCGCCGATGAACTCTTCGGAGGCTACGATTTTATGAGAGATTTTGAAAACCTGTCAGACTACATAAAAATGATTACACCACACATGAATTTCAGTTCCAATACACTTGCCGCCTCTCTGGGGATGAAGGTAAATCAGCCCTTCCTTGATGACGCCATCATAGACCTTGCCCTCAATATCCCCGACGGTCTGAAGATTGCTCAGGAAAATGGAGAAACACATGGTAAATGGATACTCAGAAAGGCCTTCAGCGGACTCATTCCGGACAAGTTTCTGTGGCAAACAAAAAGACCCCTTGAAGTTGGCTCGGGCATGAGCATTTTAAGAAGTATCATCACTGCCCGGATATCCGATGAATATTTCAGTAAAAAATGTGGCGAATACCCGGTAAGATTGAGAAACAAGGAACACCTTTACTACTATGAGATATTTCGCAGAGAAGTTGGTGATGTCCCCTGCCCTCGTGAAGGTGAAAGAGTTTGCACGGGCTGCGGCGCAGGTGTCAAAACGGGGAAATCACACTGCGCAATATGCGGTTGGATGGAGGAAGAATTATCATGA
- a CDS encoding ABC transporter ATP-binding protein — protein MILEIKKFAGGYGSKVILNNIDLDVEKGEFIGIIGPNGSGKTTLLKAITKLVKPWEGTIRFEGRDIQEKTFKELAKTIAVVSQGVPGTEMTIEEYVLLGRIPHYGRFQFYESEHDLAISGRSMEMTNIIHLKDRYLSEISSGELQLALIARALTQEPALLLLDEPTAHLDITHQVAILDLIRKLKREYSLTIIIVLHDLNLAAEYCDRLVLMDKGTIKNTGRPEDVLNYRDIEDVYKTVVVVESNPLTSKPFVLIVSEEVKNRCRK, from the coding sequence ATGATTCTCGAAATAAAGAAATTCGCAGGCGGATACGGTTCAAAGGTTATACTCAATAATATCGATCTTGATGTCGAAAAAGGAGAATTCATCGGCATTATAGGACCAAACGGTTCCGGTAAAACCACGCTTCTTAAGGCTATCACGAAACTGGTCAAGCCATGGGAAGGCACAATCCGTTTCGAGGGGAGAGATATTCAAGAAAAAACCTTTAAAGAACTGGCCAAAACAATTGCCGTTGTCTCTCAGGGAGTTCCGGGAACAGAGATGACCATAGAAGAATATGTGCTCCTGGGAAGGATCCCTCATTATGGAAGGTTCCAGTTTTATGAATCGGAACATGATCTTGCAATTTCCGGACGTTCCATGGAAATGACCAATATAATACACCTGAAAGACCGGTATCTTTCCGAAATCAGCAGCGGTGAACTTCAACTCGCGCTTATTGCGCGCGCCCTCACGCAGGAACCGGCTCTTCTCCTCCTTGACGAACCAACGGCGCACCTCGATATTACCCACCAGGTTGCCATCCTTGACCTCATAAGAAAACTAAAGAGGGAATACTCCCTTACAATCATCATTGTTCTCCATGACCTCAACCTTGCTGCAGAATACTGTGACCGCCTCGTGCTCATGGACAAAGGTACAATAAAGAACACAGGACGACCTGAAGACGTCCTCAATTACCGGGATATTGAAGACGTATATAAAACGGTGGTGGTTGTAGAGTCCAACCCCCTTACTTCCAAACCCTTCGTACTGATAGTTTCTGAGGAGGTAAAAAACAGATGCAGAAAATAG
- a CDS encoding TonB-dependent receptor, translated as MYRFIITLIVSFVFFSPKVLLCSEPHRLEDIVVTASRVETPVEETASSVSVISAKEIEEKNEPALIDVLRGLPGLDAVQTGGLGGTASVYIRGANPEHTLVLIDGMEANDVMHFGRLFDFADLTVDNIEQIEVVRGPQSTLYGSSAIGGVINIITKKGEGKPKFFISGEGGSFNTFRESTGISGSSKDFNYSLSLSHINSRGLSSANSKYGNIERDGYDNKSVSSRFGYTFNKHVDTDFSVRYTRTENDLDNGGGPGRDDVNNVGKSTQLLANGKVKIDLFDSRWLQSIEFGTNKNDRSYNNPTDFQHPTDSEQSSYQGRLDRFGWQHTVEVHKTNTLTFGAEYKEETGKSNYYWVSAWGPGFNNFPRETARNKGYYLQDQIKIGERFFGTAGIRIDDHSEIGSNTTYRIAPAYLIKELAMKLRGTYGTGVRAPSLYQLYAPATLWAPVGNTNLRAEESKGWDLGIDQAFLDEKISLGLTYFRNDFKNLIEYDNAQGYVNISKARSDGIEFSTKIKVIENLEAKFNYTYTDTENRTTGESLIRRPQNKFGVDMNYRFLDKGNINLRVFYVGKRRDYDPYPSSGIMGGYTVVNMAVQYELVKQIKLTGRIDNLLNRQYQEVWGYTSPGFACYGGVTVSF; from the coding sequence ATGTACCGCTTCATAATTACACTTATCGTTTCTTTTGTTTTTTTCAGTCCAAAGGTATTACTTTGCAGCGAGCCTCACAGGCTCGAAGATATCGTTGTTACCGCTTCCAGGGTCGAGACCCCCGTAGAAGAAACCGCAAGCTCTGTAAGTGTTATATCGGCCAAAGAAATTGAGGAAAAGAACGAACCGGCGCTTATAGACGTCCTTCGAGGTCTGCCCGGACTGGATGCCGTTCAAACGGGAGGTCTCGGAGGAACTGCCTCAGTCTATATAAGGGGGGCCAACCCGGAACATACCCTTGTTTTGATAGACGGCATGGAAGCGAATGATGTCATGCACTTCGGTCGTCTATTCGACTTTGCCGATCTTACGGTGGATAACATTGAACAGATCGAGGTAGTCCGCGGGCCCCAAAGTACACTGTACGGCTCAAGCGCAATCGGCGGGGTTATCAACATCATTACAAAAAAGGGGGAAGGGAAACCAAAATTCTTTATATCGGGTGAAGGAGGCTCTTTCAACACCTTCAGAGAGTCGACAGGAATCAGCGGTTCATCAAAGGACTTCAATTACTCTCTTAGTCTTTCCCACATCAATTCAAGGGGTCTTTCTTCGGCAAACAGTAAATATGGCAACATCGAAAGAGATGGTTATGATAACAAATCCGTCTCATCACGTTTCGGATACACATTCAACAAACATGTTGATACCGACTTTTCCGTCAGATATACAAGAACAGAAAACGACCTCGATAATGGGGGAGGGCCAGGTAGAGACGACGTGAATAACGTTGGCAAATCCACTCAACTGTTGGCAAACGGAAAGGTGAAAATAGACCTTTTCGATAGTCGCTGGCTTCAGTCAATAGAATTCGGAACAAATAAAAACGACAGATCATATAACAACCCTACCGATTTCCAGCACCCGACAGACTCGGAACAATCCAGCTATCAGGGAAGGCTTGACAGGTTCGGATGGCAGCATACCGTCGAAGTTCATAAGACCAATACTTTGACATTTGGTGCAGAATATAAGGAAGAGACGGGAAAATCGAATTATTATTGGGTAAGCGCATGGGGGCCGGGATTCAACAACTTCCCCCGCGAGACTGCCAGAAACAAAGGTTACTATCTCCAGGATCAGATCAAAATCGGGGAACGATTCTTTGGTACGGCAGGAATCAGAATTGACGATCACAGCGAGATCGGTTCCAATACTACATATCGTATTGCACCGGCCTACCTGATTAAGGAATTGGCTATGAAATTAAGGGGAACTTACGGCACCGGAGTGAGGGCACCTTCGCTTTATCAGCTCTATGCGCCGGCTACCCTGTGGGCACCAGTGGGAAACACCAATCTCAGAGCAGAGGAGAGTAAGGGATGGGATCTCGGTATTGATCAGGCGTTCCTCGATGAAAAAATTTCCCTTGGTCTCACCTATTTCCGGAATGACTTTAAAAACCTCATTGAATATGATAACGCTCAGGGTTACGTAAATATATCTAAGGCAAGGTCTGACGGCATTGAATTCTCAACAAAGATCAAAGTGATAGAAAACCTCGAAGCGAAATTCAATTATACATATACCGATACGGAAAACAGGACTACCGGTGAATCTCTGATCCGTCGGCCTCAAAACAAATTTGGCGTCGACATGAATTACCGGTTTCTTGACAAGGGGAATATCAACCTGAGGGTCTTTTACGTGGGAAAACGGCGCGATTATGACCCCTACCCAAGCAGCGGGATTATGGGTGGATACACTGTAGTCAATATGGCAGTTCAATATGAACTGGTAAAACAGATCAAATTGACAGGCAGGATTGATAATCTCCTAAACCGACAATATCAGGAAGTCTGGGGATATACATCTCCTGGTTTTGCATGTTACGGCGGAGTTACTGTCAGTTTTTAA
- a CDS encoding diphthine--ammonia ligase, whose translation MKNKKAFCSWSGGKESAMALYEAQKQSINVEYLLNMAQEDGNHSRTHGLSSELLRAQSKALNIPLLQQRASWETYENEFKKAVSALKNKGITTGVFGDIDMAEHREWVERVCSNIPVEPVLPLWLKGRAELINAFIDAGFKAIVVATDARFLGEEWLGRSIDNAFIDDIKSLKTVDLCGEKGEYHTFVYDGPIFENPVRFTPLEKVLTDSYWFLQLVPGKIK comes from the coding sequence ATGAAGAATAAAAAGGCATTCTGTTCCTGGAGCGGCGGCAAAGAGAGCGCAATGGCGCTATATGAAGCACAAAAACAGTCGATAAATGTGGAATATCTCCTCAATATGGCTCAAGAGGACGGAAACCACTCACGGACTCACGGACTCTCATCAGAGCTTCTCAGGGCACAATCCAAGGCTTTGAATATCCCCCTTTTACAGCAGCGGGCCTCATGGGAAACCTACGAAAATGAGTTCAAAAAAGCTGTTTCAGCACTAAAAAACAAAGGCATCACAACAGGCGTCTTCGGTGACATCGATATGGCAGAGCACAGGGAATGGGTAGAACGGGTCTGCTCCAACATTCCCGTAGAACCGGTCCTTCCCCTGTGGCTCAAAGGAAGGGCGGAGCTTATAAATGCATTCATTGATGCAGGCTTCAAGGCTATCGTCGTTGCAACAGACGCCCGTTTCCTTGGTGAAGAATGGCTTGGCCGCTCCATAGACAATGCCTTTATCGATGATATAAAATCGTTGAAGACGGTTGACCTTTGCGGGGAGAAAGGAGAATATCATACCTTTGTGTATGACGGTCCTATTTTTGAGAATCCTGTTCGATTTACCCCCCTTGAGAAGGTATTGACGGACTCGTACTGGTTTTTACAGCTCGTACCGGGTAAAATAAAATAA